The following coding sequences lie in one Anticarsia gemmatalis isolate Benzon Research Colony breed Stoneville strain chromosome 16, ilAntGemm2 primary, whole genome shotgun sequence genomic window:
- the LOC142979356 gene encoding uncharacterized protein LOC142979356 has translation MFESDDFDQVLSQFEFPEDVTHLEPTTNKSETDGPSLKNKVLAEVPDNVKSIDANVSKDVRNSKECHNELRKQTEIPSKPITNDNKTIKNIVSPKHLKRKMINSYFDHNSKRKFPGPAGLLTGGFEANKDETVCQMELLSQDVDFTQNNLRGDLFDTPLWLRLQEDLRDLNLKTVDSIKTIKQQAITGSLRRRKAHTITAFVETVDRSVTDPLIIMRDTTGNIKGTLHRDAWSAFSQYIASECCAFILWKPTILTTGATFKKHYLNITLSNILAVYSSTVLNDENENKTLPDGYSVVYEDDYTVIKTQNDFRNIGTNNTINNVFDDEPNDLLDGLDSIFSDDLF, from the exons ATGTTCGAATCAGATGATTTCGACCAG gtTCTATCACAGTTTGAATTCCCAGAAGACGTTACTCACTTGGAGCCCACAACAAATAAAAGTGAAACTGATGGACCcagtttaaaaaacaaagtattaGCAGAAGTACCAGATAATGTTAAAAGTATTGACGCTAATGTTAGTAAAGATGTTAGAAATTCAAAAGAATGTCACAATGAACTACGTAAACAAACAGAGATTCCCTCAAAACCTATCActaatgataataaaactatcaaaaatattgtgtcACCAAAACacttgaaaagaaaaatgataAATTCTTACTTTGATCATAATAGTAAGAGAAAGTTTCCCGGTCCAGCTGGTCTTCTTACTGGTGGGTTTGAAGCTAACAAAGATGAAACTGTGTGTCAAATGGAGTTACTTTCACAG GATGTAGATTTTACTCAAAACAATTTAAGAGGGGACTTATTTGATACTCCTTTATGGTTGAGGTTACAAGAAGATTTGAGAGATTTGAACTTGAAAACTGTTGATTCAATAAAGACAATAAAGCAACAAGCTATTACTGGCAGCTTGCGAAGGAGGAAGGCTCACACTATCACAGCTTTTGTGGAGACTGTTGACAGGTCTGTTACAGACCCTTTAATTATAATGAGGGATACAACTG GAAATATCAAAGGCACACTCCATAGAGATGCTTGGTCAGCATTCTCTCAATACATTGCCTCAGAATGCTGTGCATTTATACTATGGAAGCCTACAATCCTCACAACTGGTGCTACATTTAAGAAACACTATCTAAACATAACTTTAAGTAATATACTAGCTGTGTATAGTTCTACTGTATTGAATGATGAGAATGAGAACAAAACGTTGCCTGATGGCTACTCTGTGGTGTATGAAGATGATTATACTGtgataaaaacacaaaatgacTTCAGAAATATTG gtacaaataatacaataaacaatgtGTTTGATGATGAACCTAATGATTTATTAGATGGCTTGGACAGCATATTTTCAGATGATCTATTTTAA